Proteins from a genomic interval of Rattus norvegicus strain BN/NHsdMcwi chromosome 2, GRCr8, whole genome shotgun sequence:
- the Smn1 gene encoding survival motor neuron protein, with the protein MAMGSGGAGSEQEDTVLFRRGTGQSDDSDIWDDTALIKAYDKAVASFKHALKNGDMCETSDKPKGTARRKPAKKNKNQKKNATAPLKQWKAGDKCSAVWSEDGCVYPATITSVDLKRETCVVVYTGYGNKEEQNLSDLLSPTCEVANNTEQNTQENESQVSTDDSEHSSRSLRSKAHSKSKAAPWTSFLPPPPPVPGAGLGPGKPGLRFNGPPPPPPPPPPFLPCWMPPFPSGPPIIPPPPPISPDCLDDTDALGSMLISWYMSGYHTGYYMGFRQNKKEGKKCSHTN; encoded by the exons ATGGCGATGGGCAGCGGCGGCGCGGGCTCTGAGCAGGAAGACACCGTGCTGTTCCGGCGTGGCACCGGCCAG AGTGATGATTCTGACATTTGGGATGATACAGCATTGATAAAAGCTTACGATAAAGCCGTGGCTTCCTTTAAG CATGCTCTAAAGAACGGTGACATGTGTGAAACTTCAGATAAGCCAAAAGGCACAGCTAGAAGAAAACCTGCTAAGAAgaataaaaaccaaaagaagaatgCCACAGCTCCATTGAAACAG TGGAAAGCTGGTGACAAATGCTCTGCCGTTTGGTCGGAAGATGGCTGCGTTTACCCAGCTACCATCACGTCAGTTGACCTTAAGAGAGAAACCTGTGTCGTGGTTTATactggatatggaaacaaagaggAGCAAAACCTATCTGATCTGCTTTCCCCGACCTGTGAAGTAGCTAACAATACAGAACAGAACACTCAGGAG AATGAAAGCCAAGTTTCCACAGACGACAGTGAACACTCCTCCAGATCGCTCAGAAGTAAAGCACACAGCAAGTCCAAAGCTGCTCCATGGACCTCgtttctccctccacctcccccggTGCCCGGGGCGGGATTAGGACCAGGAAAG CCAGGTCTAAGGTTCAATGGCCCACCGCCGCcgccacctccccctcccccgttcTTGCCGTGTTGGATGCCTCCGTTCCCTTCAGGACCACCA ATAATTCCTCCACCCCCTCCCATATCTCCCGACTGTCTGGATGACACGGATGCTCTGGGCAGTATGCTAATCTCTTGGTACATGAGTGGTTACCACACTGGTTACTATATG